In Paenibacillus kyungheensis, the following are encoded in one genomic region:
- the rfbD gene encoding dTDP-4-dehydrorhamnose reductase: MKVLVTGASGQLGVDTVKVIQAKGHEVLGCDRETLDITNLEQCQQVITSFQPEVIIHCAAYTAVDVAETDIDGAYLVNAVGTRNIAVAAESVQAKVIYISTDYVFDGQGVQPYHEYDNTDPQSIYGKSKRAGEVLIQSLSSRYFIVRTSWVYGLHGNNFVKTMLKLGQEKPQLKVVHDQKGSPTYTVDLAEFLTELMVTEKYGVYHASNSDSCTWYEFTQEIFRQAIDTLGIDIQAVLEPCATSEFPRPAPRPANSVMEHLSIRTNGFTDIRSWQEGLNAFMQEYKND, encoded by the coding sequence ATGAAAGTATTAGTTACAGGTGCTTCTGGACAGCTTGGAGTAGATACAGTCAAAGTCATCCAGGCGAAAGGTCATGAAGTATTAGGCTGCGATCGTGAGACATTAGATATTACAAATCTAGAGCAATGCCAGCAAGTCATCACTTCTTTTCAACCGGAAGTGATTATTCATTGTGCGGCTTATACAGCGGTCGATGTGGCTGAAACTGATATTGATGGAGCTTATCTGGTCAATGCTGTAGGAACACGTAATATTGCTGTAGCAGCAGAATCTGTACAAGCGAAAGTGATCTATATTAGTACAGATTATGTATTTGATGGACAAGGTGTACAACCCTACCATGAGTATGACAATACAGATCCTCAAAGTATCTATGGCAAATCGAAGCGTGCTGGGGAAGTATTGATTCAATCTTTATCTTCTCGATACTTTATTGTGCGCACTTCTTGGGTATACGGACTTCATGGTAACAACTTTGTGAAAACTATGCTGAAGTTAGGTCAGGAAAAACCGCAACTTAAAGTGGTACATGATCAAAAAGGTTCGCCAACCTATACAGTAGACTTAGCAGAGTTTTTGACAGAATTGATGGTGACAGAAAAATACGGTGTTTATCATGCTTCTAATAGTGACTCATGCACCTGGTATGAATTTACACAAGAAATATTCAGACAGGCTATTGATACTTTAGGTATAGATATACAAGCCGTACTGGAACCATGTGCTACGAGTGAATTTCCAAGACCTGCTCCAAGACCCGCTAATTCGGTGATGGAGCATTTATCGATAAGAACGAATGGATTTACAGATATCCGTTCTTGGCAAGAAGGATTAAATGCTTTTATGCAAGAGTACAAAAATGATTAA
- the rfbB gene encoding dTDP-glucose 4,6-dehydratase has product MKLLVTGGAGFIGSNFVLYMLREHPEYQIINVDALTYAGNLENLKAIEGNPKHTFVKADIADTATMDRLVADGVDVIVNFAAESHVDRSILEPEIFVKTNVVGTQVLLDVAKKYNITKFVQVSTDEVYGSLGETGLFTEETPITPNSPYSASKAGGDLLVRAYHETFGLPVNITRCSNNYGPFQFPEKLIPLIISRSLADEALPVYGDGLNIRDWLYVEDHCSAIDLVIHEGKNGEVYNIGGNNERTNIHIVKTILEQLGKPESLIKYVEDRLGHDRRYGIDPTKIMSELGWKPKHNFETGIKETIQWYLDNKDWWTRIASGAYQEYYQQQYGDRLGANQ; this is encoded by the coding sequence ATGAAATTGCTTGTTACTGGCGGAGCCGGTTTTATTGGTAGTAATTTTGTTCTATATATGTTACGTGAACATCCCGAGTACCAGATTATCAATGTAGATGCTCTTACGTATGCAGGGAATTTAGAAAATTTAAAAGCGATCGAAGGCAATCCTAAACATACCTTTGTAAAAGCAGATATTGCAGATACAGCTACAATGGATCGCTTGGTTGCAGATGGTGTAGATGTGATTGTTAACTTTGCAGCAGAATCGCATGTAGACCGTAGTATTTTGGAGCCAGAGATTTTTGTGAAAACAAACGTCGTTGGTACTCAAGTACTTCTGGACGTTGCTAAAAAGTATAACATTACAAAATTTGTACAAGTATCTACAGATGAAGTATACGGTTCTTTAGGCGAAACAGGGCTATTTACCGAAGAGACTCCGATTACACCGAATAGCCCGTATTCTGCTAGTAAAGCAGGCGGAGATTTGTTAGTACGTGCTTACCATGAAACTTTTGGTTTGCCGGTTAATATTACACGTTGTTCTAACAATTATGGGCCGTTCCAATTTCCAGAGAAATTAATCCCGTTGATTATTTCTCGTTCTTTGGCTGATGAAGCTTTACCTGTATATGGTGATGGACTCAATATCCGTGATTGGTTGTATGTAGAAGACCATTGTAGCGCGATCGATCTAGTTATTCATGAAGGTAAAAACGGTGAAGTTTATAATATTGGTGGTAACAATGAACGTACCAATATCCATATCGTTAAAACAATTTTGGAACAACTAGGTAAGCCAGAATCTTTGATCAAATATGTAGAAGATCGTTTAGGTCATGATCGTCGTTATGGTATTGACCCTACGAAGATCATGAGTGAACTTGGATGGAAGCCTAAGCATAATTTCGAAACAGGAATTAAAGAAACGATTCAATGGTACTTGGATAACAAAGACTGGTGGACTCGTATTGCTTCAGGAGCTTACCAAGAATATTACCAACAGCAATATGGAGATCGTCTAGGAGCTAATCAATGA
- the rfbC gene encoding dTDP-4-dehydrorhamnose 3,5-epimerase — MKVTSLTLEGAKLIEPVVHGDHRGFFMESYNEKLMHENGIKHNFIQDNHSLSAEPGVLRGMHYQLNPKAQTKLIRVISGSIYDVIVDIRKDSPTFGQWQGFILSDANKRQLLVPQGFAHGFCTLAANTQVIYKVDEYYSPEHDRGIAWDDPSLNIDWPVSNPVLSDKDTRHPLLKDAELNF; from the coding sequence ATGAAAGTCACATCTTTAACATTAGAGGGTGCCAAGCTCATCGAACCTGTTGTTCATGGCGACCATCGTGGATTTTTTATGGAAAGTTATAATGAAAAATTAATGCACGAAAATGGAATTAAACATAATTTTATTCAGGATAATCATTCCCTTTCTGCTGAACCTGGAGTACTGAGAGGAATGCACTACCAATTAAATCCTAAAGCACAAACTAAATTGATTCGTGTTATATCTGGTTCGATTTATGATGTGATTGTGGATATTCGTAAAGATTCACCTACATTTGGACAATGGCAAGGATTTATTTTAAGTGATGCGAATAAACGTCAATTGTTAGTTCCACAAGGGTTTGCACATGGCTTCTGTACGTTAGCAGCGAATACTCAAGTTATTTATAAAGTAGATGAGTATTATTCGCCTGAGCATGATCGCGGTATTGCTTGGGATGATCCATCTCTAAATATCGATTGGCCGGTATCGAATCCAGTATTATCTGACAAAGATACACGCCATCCTTTATTAAAAGACGCAGAACTTAACTTTTAA
- a CDS encoding sugar phosphate nucleotidyltransferase — MKGIILAGGTGSRLYPLTKVTNKHLLPVGKYPMIFHSVYKLKQADITDILIVTGKDHMGDVVNLLGSGSDMGVTFTYKVQDEAGGIAQALDLAEHFVADDQMVVILGDNVFADDIAPFVQNFREQKQGAKLLLQQVHDPQRYGVAEMDGERIISIEEKPKAPKSDFAVTGIYMFDNNVFDIVKTLKPSDRGELEITDVNNAYIERGELTFDILTGWWTDAGTHASLAKANELAQEIVFGEEFGKLKL, encoded by the coding sequence ATGAAAGGCATAATTTTAGCAGGTGGTACAGGTTCACGCCTTTATCCATTAACCAAAGTAACCAATAAACATCTTTTACCTGTTGGCAAATATCCTATGATTTTTCATTCCGTATATAAATTAAAACAAGCTGATATTACAGATATCTTAATCGTTACAGGTAAAGACCATATGGGTGATGTAGTTAACTTACTAGGTAGCGGTAGCGATATGGGCGTTACATTTACATACAAAGTGCAGGATGAAGCAGGTGGTATTGCACAAGCTTTGGATCTAGCAGAACACTTTGTAGCGGATGATCAAATGGTTGTTATTCTAGGCGATAACGTATTTGCTGATGATATTGCTCCATTTGTACAAAATTTCCGTGAGCAAAAACAAGGTGCTAAATTGTTGCTACAACAGGTTCATGATCCACAGCGTTATGGTGTAGCTGAAATGGACGGCGAACGTATTATTTCAATTGAAGAAAAACCAAAAGCACCTAAAAGCGATTTCGCTGTAACAGGTATTTATATGTTTGATAACAATGTATTTGATATTGTTAAAACGTTAAAACCATCTGACCGTGGTGAATTAGAAATTACAGATGTAAACAATGCTTATATTGAACGTGGTGAGTTAACATTTGATATTCTTACAGGTTGGTGGACAGACGCGGGTACGCACGCATCGCTTGCAAAAGCAAATGAACTAGCACAAGAAATCGTATTTGGCGAAGAGTTCGGTAAGCTCAAACTGTAA
- a CDS encoding EamA family transporter: MKIDSMVSYVLLLLNILMLVSGQAFFKLGLEKIGGVTLATAWKALFSPTIIIGLFLYVVATLIWFVVLSRLPLSIAYPIQSLAYVLGIFLAVLMFHESVSPMKWIGAIIIVIGVLFIAVDK, encoded by the coding sequence TTGAAAATTGATTCTATGGTAAGCTATGTATTATTGTTACTGAATATTTTGATGCTAGTAAGTGGTCAAGCCTTTTTTAAATTAGGTTTGGAAAAAATAGGTGGAGTAACATTAGCTACTGCTTGGAAAGCATTATTTTCCCCTACTATCATTATAGGGTTGTTTTTGTATGTAGTAGCTACTTTAATTTGGTTTGTAGTATTATCCAGATTGCCTCTTTCTATAGCATATCCAATTCAAAGTCTTGCATACGTTTTAGGCATATTTTTAGCTGTATTAATGTTTCACGAATCAGTATCACCAATGAAGTGGATTGGTGCAATTATTATTGTAATAGGCGTATTATTCATTGCAGTCGATAAATAA
- a CDS encoding DUF2304 domain-containing protein — MVSLKLQIILLLGSLVGFFILINLIRKYTLELKYSILWFIVTILSIILAIFPKLFTYISHIMGIELPVNALFLLTLLGTIMIMFSLTLEVSKSTIKIKELSQEIGILRYELEKMKEKDHSKKES, encoded by the coding sequence ATGGTATCCCTAAAACTTCAAATCATTTTGTTACTAGGCTCATTAGTAGGTTTTTTTATTTTAATTAACTTGATTCGAAAATATACGCTTGAACTAAAGTACTCTATTTTGTGGTTCATAGTTACAATTTTGAGTATTATTTTAGCAATATTCCCTAAATTATTCACATATATTTCGCACATTATGGGCATTGAACTTCCTGTTAATGCCTTATTTTTATTAACTTTACTAGGAACCATCATGATCATGTTTTCTTTAACATTAGAAGTCTCTAAATCAACAATCAAAATTAAAGAATTATCTCAGGAAATTGGAATTTTGAGATATGAATTAGAGAAAATGAAAGAAAAAGATCATAGTAAAAAGGAGAGTTAA
- a CDS encoding glycosyltransferase family 2 protein: MNKKILVIIPAYNEENNLEGLIKSIKSLGNPNLEFIVINDCSSDRTAFVCKSLDIPVVNLPCNLGIGGAVQTGYKYAYHHHFDIAIQVDGDGQHKPQYIEDIIQPLLEDNADLVIGSRYIKKEGFQSTFLRRVGISYFSKLLLFLTGQLITDPTSGFRACNRKVIELFAKRYPVDYPEPESIMYLKRNSLRVFEIPVTMEHRANGVSSITSLKSVYYMIKVSAAILIDKFRKELV, encoded by the coding sequence ATTAATAAAAAGATTTTAGTTATTATTCCTGCGTATAACGAGGAAAATAATTTAGAAGGTTTGATTAAATCTATTAAATCATTAGGTAATCCAAATTTGGAATTTATCGTAATTAATGACTGTTCTTCAGATAGAACAGCATTTGTGTGTAAAAGTTTGGATATACCTGTTGTAAATCTGCCTTGTAATCTTGGTATTGGAGGAGCTGTCCAAACGGGATATAAATATGCATATCATCATCATTTTGATATTGCTATCCAAGTAGACGGTGATGGTCAACATAAGCCTCAATATATAGAGGATATTATCCAACCTCTTTTAGAAGATAATGCAGATTTAGTTATTGGCTCTAGATATATAAAAAAAGAAGGGTTTCAATCTACATTTTTAAGAAGAGTTGGTATTAGTTACTTTTCTAAGTTGTTGTTATTCCTTACTGGCCAATTAATTACAGATCCTACTTCTGGATTTAGAGCATGTAACCGAAAAGTAATTGAGCTTTTTGCAAAAAGATATCCTGTTGATTATCCAGAACCAGAATCAATTATGTATTTAAAAAGAAATTCTTTAAGAGTATTTGAAATCCCAGTCACTATGGAACATAGAGCGAATGGAGTATCTTCTATTACTTCTTTAAAATCTGTTTACTATATGATTAAAGTTTCAGCAGCTATATTAATTGATAAATTTAGAAAAGAATTGGTATAG
- a CDS encoding DUF2142 domain-containing protein, giving the protein MENEDKQIKQKFSIELKLLSILLFFGLLYIFVTPPFQMADEDSHFKRAFLVSQFDFIPQANEKNELGFYLPKAVLDFEADNRYMMGDASQKFNYQKYYSTITTSTDYTEKVFSQFSTVETNPLLYIPQALSMLLFRIFIYIFSLGKSELINPMSYMYAGRIGNLLFFIFCAYKAIKWIPFYKRVLFLILCMPMTLGLVSSLSYDSMVISICLLFISLILKLSFDKKHEKINRKHIIILCILSFVLIELKQVYFPIIFLFFLIPTSKFYSTKKKYLYFSLITLAGIVNYLLWAVISTIHGHFGPDQSDSTNQLIFILSNPFEYFLIIARTFYHLSFFYTNSFIGNLGWLDANFPPTFIYLYCLLILLTAIIDSNKNISFNILRRLFIFAIFAVVVVLIETGLYLTWTSIPSIGGVGYAQVSGVQGRYFIPIILLALILLYNNKLSKYLKFEHNEIINTMLIAFCSFSCMLMFFLLIIRYWIPAV; this is encoded by the coding sequence ATGGAGAACGAAGACAAGCAAATAAAACAAAAATTTAGTATTGAACTTAAACTATTGAGTATCTTATTATTTTTTGGATTACTTTATATTTTTGTTACCCCGCCTTTTCAAATGGCCGATGAGGATAGTCACTTTAAGAGAGCATTTTTAGTTTCACAATTTGATTTTATTCCACAAGCGAATGAAAAGAATGAGTTAGGTTTTTATCTTCCTAAAGCTGTTCTTGATTTCGAGGCGGATAATCGGTATATGATGGGTGATGCTAGCCAGAAGTTTAATTACCAAAAGTATTATTCAACTATAACTACATCAACAGATTATACAGAAAAAGTATTCAGTCAATTTAGTACTGTTGAAACAAATCCTTTATTATATATTCCTCAAGCATTGAGTATGCTCTTGTTTAGAATCTTTATTTATATTTTTTCGTTAGGTAAATCTGAGTTGATCAATCCTATGAGTTATATGTATGCAGGAAGAATAGGAAATTTATTGTTTTTTATTTTTTGTGCATATAAGGCAATTAAATGGATTCCTTTTTACAAGAGAGTACTATTTTTAATTTTGTGTATGCCTATGACTTTAGGATTGGTGTCTTCCCTAAGCTATGATAGTATGGTTATTAGTATATGTTTGTTATTTATTAGCCTTATTCTCAAGCTCTCTTTTGATAAAAAGCATGAGAAAATAAATCGAAAACATATCATTATACTATGTATACTTTCTTTTGTTTTAATTGAGTTAAAGCAAGTATATTTTCCAATTATCTTTTTATTCTTTTTAATACCTACCAGCAAGTTTTATAGTACAAAAAAGAAATATCTTTATTTTAGTTTAATAACATTAGCTGGAATTGTGAATTATCTTTTGTGGGCAGTAATAAGTACTATACATGGACATTTTGGTCCGGATCAAAGTGATAGTACAAATCAGCTTATATTCATATTGAGTAATCCTTTTGAATATTTCTTGATTATTGCTAGAACTTTTTATCATTTAAGTTTCTTCTATACAAATAGTTTTATTGGAAATTTAGGTTGGTTAGATGCTAATTTCCCTCCAACTTTTATTTATCTTTATTGCTTGCTTATTTTATTAACAGCAATTATAGACAGTAATAAAAACATATCGTTTAATATACTGCGGAGATTATTTATATTCGCTATTTTTGCAGTTGTTGTTGTACTAATAGAAACCGGATTATATTTGACATGGACTTCTATACCTTCAATTGGTGGAGTAGGGTATGCACAAGTTTCTGGAGTACAAGGAAGATATTTTATTCCTATTATCTTACTTGCGCTTATTCTGTTATATAACAATAAACTTTCTAAATATTTGAAATTTGAGCATAATGAAATTATTAACACAATGCTTATAGCATTTTGCAGTTTTAGTTGTATGTTAATGTTTTTCTTGCTTATTATACGATATTGGATTCCTGCTGTTTAA